From the genome of Hydrogenobacter sp., one region includes:
- the hisA gene encoding 1-(5-phosphoribosyl)-5-[(5-phosphoribosylamino)methylideneamino]imidazole-4-carboxamide isomerase: protein MDLRSFIIPAIDIKEGKVVRLYRGSFESVKEYPLHPEEVAKLFNEIGFKRLHVVDLDGSLEGMPKNIETIKKIRRVFSGQIQVGGGIRSLEVCQVLDDEGIDLFVAGTVALREPSIFKSIVEAFPDRIILSVDAKRGKVAVSGWQEESSLGPEELALKFENLHIWGYLYTNIEKDGSLEGVDVDIYLKFKKFVKKPLLASGGVSSLEDVKRLYGVVEGVVVGKAIYEGKLNIKEI from the coding sequence ATGGATCTCAGATCCTTCATTATACCTGCCATAGACATAAAGGAAGGAAAAGTTGTAAGGTTATACAGAGGTAGTTTTGAGAGCGTCAAAGAGTATCCTCTGCATCCTGAAGAGGTAGCAAAACTTTTTAATGAGATTGGCTTTAAAAGGCTACATGTGGTTGATCTTGACGGAAGTCTTGAGGGTATGCCAAAAAACATAGAAACCATAAAAAAGATCAGGAGAGTCTTTTCCGGTCAGATACAGGTAGGAGGCGGTATAAGGAGCCTGGAGGTGTGTCAGGTACTTGACGATGAAGGTATAGATCTTTTCGTTGCAGGAACCGTTGCGCTGAGAGAACCTTCCATTTTTAAATCTATAGTTGAGGCTTTTCCGGATAGGATTATACTCTCCGTGGATGCGAAAAGGGGCAAGGTTGCTGTAAGCGGTTGGCAGGAAGAGAGTTCTTTGGGTCCGGAAGAACTGGCGCTTAAGTTTGAAAATCTCCATATATGGGGGTATCTATACACAAATATAGAGAAAGATGGGAGCCTCGAGGGTGTGGATGTAGATATATACCTGAAGTTTAAAAAATTTGTCAAGAAGCCTCTTCTTGCCTCCGGCGGGGTTTCAAGCCTTGAGGACGTAAAGAGGCTTTACGGTGTAGTTGAAGGTGTGGTAGTTGGAAAGGCTATATACGAAGGAAAACTGAACATCAAAGAGATTTAA
- a CDS encoding sigma-70 family RNA polymerase sigma factor: protein MRDEELLDQIARGDEKALKKLMDLYKNRLFFYIYGLLENYEDAQEALIETFYQVWRSAKNFKGSSKVSTWLFGIARNVSRNMLRKRMREIKTVEIMEHDAIFEDQSIDSESVELVKKALDRLSVAHREVLHLAFYEELPYEEIAKILGIPLGTVKTRVFYAKKRLLEVIKELKDEELKESF, encoded by the coding sequence ATGAGAGATGAGGAACTGCTCGATCAGATAGCCAGAGGTGACGAGAAGGCTCTCAAGAAACTTATGGATCTTTACAAAAACAGACTCTTCTTCTACATTTACGGACTGCTTGAGAATTACGAAGATGCTCAGGAAGCTCTGATCGAAACCTTTTATCAGGTCTGGAGGAGCGCAAAAAACTTCAAAGGGAGTTCTAAGGTGAGTACTTGGCTCTTTGGAATAGCGAGAAACGTTAGTAGAAATATGCTCAGAAAGAGGATGAGGGAGATAAAAACGGTGGAGATCATGGAACACGACGCCATCTTTGAGGACCAATCTATAGATAGCGAGAGTGTAGAGCTGGTGAAGAAGGCTTTGGATAGGCTATCAGTTGCGCACAGGGAGGTACTTCACCTTGCCTTTTACGAGGAACTTCCCTATGAAGAAATAGCTAAGATTTTGGGCATACCTCTGGGTACGGTAAAGACGAGGGTGTTTTACGCAAAGAAGAGGCTTCTGGAAGTTATAAAGGAGCTTAAGGATGAAGAACTTAAAGAAAGCTTTTGA
- a CDS encoding type II secretion system protein, translating to MRGFTLLELIIVITITAMLTLVVLPTLERKFFGEKDILRAFILKNLNLAMKTGKVIELLGDGKSISSSTGEKLNLPLMGRCYIYPSGELRQCWFGKGGDRVYYTLLDF from the coding sequence ATGAGGGGATTTACCTTACTTGAGCTGATCATAGTTATCACTATAACAGCCATGCTTACCCTCGTTGTGCTTCCCACACTTGAGAGAAAATTTTTTGGAGAGAAGGACATTCTCAGGGCTTTTATACTAAAAAACTTGAATCTTGCCATGAAGACAGGTAAGGTTATTGAGCTTTTGGGAGATGGTAAAAGCATATCATCCTCAACAGGGGAAAAGTTAAACTTGCCCCTCATGGGAAGGTGTTACATATACCCAAGCGGAGAGTTAAGACAGTGCTGGTTTGGGAAAGGAGGAGATCGTG